The region ACGGTGTGCGGCCGGTGGCGGCGGACCGCCCGGACCACGTCGCCCAGGAAGGCGCGCGTGTCCTCCAGCTCACCGTCGGGATAGCCCAGCATCTCGACGTGGCGCACGCCCATGAAGTCGGCGGCGGCGCGCTGCTCGGCGGCGCGCCGCGCCACCAGCGCCTCGGGGGCGAGGCTGCGATCGGCGGTGCCGGCCTGGCCGTCGGTGCAGAGCACGTAGCTGACCTCGCACCCCGCCGCGACCCAGCGCGCGATCACCCCGCCGGAGCCGATCTCGGCATCGTCGGGATGGGCGAAGATCACCATGGCGCGGTCGGGAACGTCGGTGACGATCTCCAGCTTGCGATCGGGGTCGGTGGACATACGGACGATTTTACCCCGGACTCCGCCGGCGCGCCTCGACCTGCCGGGCCAGCTCCTCCGCGGCGGCCTGCTTGGAGGGACCCGCGGAGCGGAAGTAGTAGCGCTGGAGCACGTCCTGGATGCGGCGCGCCTCCGCGTACGGCGCCTGGGCGATCTGGCGCTGGGCCTCGCGGAGCGTGTCCTCGATCGGCGTGAACCGCACGCGCGGATCGCCGCGCAGCCGGTCCATGATCGCGTCCTCGTAGATCCAGATGCGCGCCTTGAGCAGCTCGCCCGCGAACGCGATCTCGTCGACGCGGAGCGGCCCGGCCTGGCCCACCGGCGGCGGCACCTGGGAAAAGATCAGGTGGATGCGGTTGGCGGTGAGCCACGCGTCGTCCGCGGTCTTCTCGTGGCCCACGTGGCCGCGCGCGGCCAGGGGCCGCTTGGCGAGCGAGTACTGCGTGAGGCCGGTCATTTCCGCGAGGTACGGCAGCCCACTATAGTACCCGAACACGCACATCCCGCCCTCGTACGCGGCGCGGATGGGCAGGCCGCCGAGGGTCTGTCCGGCCGTGAGCCCCTGGAGGCGCCGCGCTTCCATGAGCGCGGGCGGGTAGAACGCGGGCTCGTCGGCGATGCCACGAACGCGCGCCCCGGAATGGGCGAAGACGGGATACGGCAGCAGCACGCCGGCGAGGGCCAGCGCCGCAGCGGCGGCGGGCACGAGACGGTCGGGCTGCGCCGCGAGCAGATCTTCCAGCACGACGAAGAGGAGTGGCATGGCGGGCAAGAGGCGCCGCGCGAACATGAAGTCGCCGCCGCTGTGCGCCACGTAGGCGACGAAGAGGACGAACGCGGCCAGCAGCACGACATGGCTCCGGGTGAGGATCTCGTCGAGCCGCGGCAGGCTGGCGAGGAGGAGCAGGACGGCGAGCGGCACGATGAACCAGTTCTTCTCGAGGAACAGCAGCACGTAGAACCATCCCTGGCCGTAGTAGGGAACGAGGGCGGACTTGGAGTAGAACGCGGTGGGGAAGAGGTCTCCATAGTAGCCGAGCTTGAACGCGACGAGCGCGACGCCCGCCACCGCGAGCGGCGCCGCCACCGCCCCCGCGAGCGCAAGCCGCCGGCGTGGCGGGGCCTCCGGATGCACGAGCCAGGCGCCGGCGACACCGACCATCGCGAAGAGCACGCCGTCCGGCCGCGTGGCGACGGCGGCGGCGAGCAGCGCGCCCGCGGCGGCGAGCGCGCCCACGCCGCTCGCGGGACGGCTCGCGAGCAGGAGCCCGCTCACCGCGAGGAGGGCGAAGAGGCTGGTCTCGAGGCCGCCGGTGGCCCAGGTCTGGTAGTCCGGCATCAACAGTACCAGGCCCGCGGCGAGCGGGGCGAAGGGCATCCGCGTCCCCGGCCGCCGGCTCCGCCACGCGAGCACCGCCACCAGCCCCAGCCAGCACGCGATCCCGAGCGTCTGCGAGGAGGCTTCGGGGGAAAACCCGAGCGCCATCGCGCCGGCGAGGAGCAGCGTCCACAGGAGATTCGTGTAGCCCTCGACGCGCTCGCCGACGTTGTAGACGAGCCCGTCGCCGCGCGCGAGATGGGCCGCGTACCGGAACGAGATGAAGCCGTCGTCCGAGAGCCAGGCGAGGCCGAGCGCGCGCCAGATCGCGAGGACGACGGCGGCCGTGGCCAGCGAGACCGCTCCCGCGAGGAGGATGCGGCGGCGCGAGGAGCCCGACGGCCAGTGCACCTTGGCAGCGATTCTACCCGCGCGGCCCCCGCGAGCCCGCGACTTGTGTGCGGTCGCGGCGGATGCTATACCGGCCCTCACCGGAGGGCACCCATTCATGAAGATCAAGGCGGAGAACGGGCTCGCGCGCATCCTGAAGGCCGAGGGCATTCCCTGGGTCTCGTGCTACCCCACCAGCAACGTGAACAACGCGCTCGGCGAGGAAGGCGTGCCCATCCTCATGATGGGCGAGGAGCGCTTCGCCGTCGCGGTGGCCGACGCGTTCTCGCGCGTGACGTGCGGGAAGCAGATCGGCGCCTGCACGGTGATGGCGAGCCTCAACGCCGCCGGCATCCAGATGGCGTACGGCGCCGTCGCCCAGGCCTGGGAGGACTCCTCGCCGGTGCTCGTCATCGCGGAAGGGCTCGGTCGCGGCGCCAGCCGCCACACGCATTACGACATGGCCGGCGCCTTCAAGTCGGTCACCAAGTGGGTCGGCGAGATCGATCGCGCCGAGCTGGTCCCGGACTACCTCCGCCGCGCCTTCACCCAGCTCCGCTCGGGCCGTCCAGGGCCGGTGCTGCTTCTCGTCCCCCGCGACCTCGGCGAGTACGAGGAGGACCTGCATCCGTACACGCCGGTGAAGGGCTGGCGC is a window of Candidatus Methylomirabilota bacterium DNA encoding:
- a CDS encoding thiamine pyrophosphate-binding protein, coding for MKIKAENGLARILKAEGIPWVSCYPTSNVNNALGEEGVPILMMGEERFAVAVADAFSRVTCGKQIGACTVMASLNAAGIQMAYGAVAQAWEDSSPVLVIAEGLGRGASRHTHYDMAGAFKSVTKWVGEIDRAELVPDYLRRAFTQLRSGRPGPVLLLVPRDLGEYEEDLHPYTPVKGWRSAPYPDDVTAAVKALLAAKSPLIYVGEGVYYGDATSELRAFAELAQAP